TTCTTCGCTGCAAAGCGCCACGTATTTAAAAGCCATTGAAGCGGGTGTGGATGTTGTGGATTGTTGTTTAGGTGCCATGTCGGGACTAACGTCGCAGCCTAACCTGAATGCTATTGTAGAAATGATGCGTTTCCAGGAGCGTGATAATCCCTACAACATTGAGGTATTGAATCAACACTCTACCTATTGGGAAACAGTAAGAGAGTATTACTATCCCTTTGAAAGTGGTATGAAGGCCAGCAGTGCAGAAGTGTTTTATCATGAAATACCTGGTGGTCAGTATTCCAACCTAAAGCCGCAAGCCAACTCTCTTGGTTTAGGTGATAGAATGGAAGATATCAAAAAAGCCTACCGCGACGTAAATAGTTTGTTTGGTGATATTGTAAAAGTGACGCCTAGTTCAAAAGTGGTTGGTGATATGGCGCTTTTTATGGTGACGGGCAATCTCTCGAAAGAAGACATTTTAAAGAAGGGGCATGCGCTCTCATTTCCGGAATCTGTCGTCTCCATGTTTAAAGGCGATATTGGACAGCCGGTAGGAGGCTTTGATCCAACCTTACAGAAGATCGTTCTTAAAGACATTAAGCCATACACTGACAGGCCGAATGAGCATTTAAAACCCATTGATATGGATGCTGAATTTGAACGCTTTCAGCACCGGTTTGGCGATGATGTTACCTACACAGATCTTCTTTCGTATATGCTATATCCAAAAGTGTTTGAGGAATATTATCAGAAAAGAAAAGAGTATGGTGATGTGTGGCATATTCCAACGCTTAATTTCTTCTATGGCTTGAAGGATGATGAAGAAACACTCATAGAGATCGATAAAGGGAAAAGCATATTGGTACGCCTGCTTACTTGTAGTGAGCCGGATGAAGATGGAAAGCGTAAAGTATTCATGCGCCTGAATGGGCAAACAAGAATTATTGAGATCAAAGACCAGAGTCTGAAAGTTGTTGTGCAGGAAAATGAAAAGGCAGATCCTGGCAACAGAAAACATATAGGCTCTCCACTACAAGGCAAGTTATCACAACTCTTAATCAAAGAAGGAGAGGAAGTGAGGGCCAATCAACCACTGTTTATAATTGAAGCTATGAAGATGGAAACTACCATTACCGCCACTGAAAAAGGGGTAGTAAATAGGGTAGTGCTGCAGCCTGGAAAAATGGTAAAAGCTGACGACCTGGTATTGGAGATCCAATAAGGGTTAATATTAAAGACACAATTTGCTCATGTACTGTTCATCTGGCGTTCATCGTCTGGTAACATGGCTTTTTCATCTTTGTCTTGTTCTAAAACCTCAAGCATATGAAATCGCTAAACAGTATCATGAGCAAATTCTTTTTAAGTCTTTTTCTAATGGTAACAGTGCCTGCCAGTATCAATACACTTCAGGCGGCTATTCTTCATGAAAAACAACCGCCACTTTCTATTCGGTATGTAGGCAAGGTGGAGGATATGTTGTTGTTTGATGTAAACTTCGATAACGATAATGCAGGTCGCTTCCGCATTATTGATGAGTTTGGTAATACCTTGTTTGACGAGAAAGTGCAGTCCCTCGTTGGTGTAAAACGTTTTAAGATAAAAACCGAAGGCGCTAGAAAAATTCATTTTGAAACTACAACCAAGGAAGGCATTCAACGCAAGACCTTTGTAATTGCTTTCCACGTGGAAGAAAAGCTAACTGTTACGGAAGTGGAATAGTCTCATAAGAAGTTCTCAATAGACGTTGGTTATTTCGTTAGAGTGACAAATAGGTATTTATAAAAATTGGCAAACATGTCTTCACATTTTTGAATACAAATAAGTTCAGGATGACCTGAAACAGATACTCCCAGAGGGTATAATCTTGATAAACCAAATTGCATTCTGCTAATCGGTGGTTTTCTTAATCATCTTTTAATCTACCGCAATCCTATTTCATCAATTATGGCATAGAATTATTAGTAGTTAATGTAGACTAGCCGACATCTAGACTAACACTAATCACACGTTATGAAGCTCATCTTTGTTTTGGGTCTTCTGGTTTTATGGAGTAAAGGACTTGGCCATGCCGATGGCACGGAGGTAGTAGATAAGCCAAATGGTAACAACGTCTTTATCATAACACTAGACGGCTTTCGCTGGCAGGAATTATTTAAGGGAGCAGATTCTGCTATTTTAAACGATCCGGAATTTACAACAGACTCTATTAATGCAAAAGCATTGTACTGGCATCCCGATCCCGCCGTTCGTCGTGAAAAACTGATGCCTTTTGTATGGAGCGTTATTGCTAAGCAGGGACAGTTGTTTGGAAACCGCAAGTATGGTAATAAAGTAAATACAAAGAATATATATGCCGTATCGTACCCAGGGTATAATGAAATTTTCACCGGAGCAGCAGACCCATTTGTTTCCACTAATAAAAAAATAAAGAACAAAAATGTTAACCTGCTCGAATACATAAATAAGATACCCGAGTATCAAAACCACGTTGCCTCATTTTCTTCGTGGAATGTTTTTCCCTATATTTTAAATGAGGAACGTAGTAAGGTATATATCAACTGCGGTTATCAACCACATACCCAGGGAGAGCTGACCAAAACGCAAATGGCACTCAATGCGTTACAATCACAACCGCAATTTGAAGATCAACACGAACGGAGCGATTTGTTAACCTTTTTGGCAGCCCGGGAGTATATTTTAAAAAATAAACCCAAGGTGATGCATATTGGTTTGGGAGGAACAGATAGCTATGGTCATCAACGCAAGTATGACCAGTATCTCAAAGAAGCTAACCAGGCCGATCGCATCATTGCCGACCTGTGGTCCCTGGTACAAAGCATGCCTTGCTACAAAGGAAACACCACTTTTATCATAACAACGGATCATGGCAGAGGAAATAAAACAGATACCTGGTTTAAACATAGTGGATTCGTAACTGGGTCTTCTCAAACCTGGATCATGCTGCTAGGCTATAGGGTAAAAGCCTTGGGTGAATTAAAAGGGAATATGCAATTGTTTCAAAAGCATATTGCAGGTACAGTTGGCTATTTATTGGGCGTACGATCCTTTAGCCACAAAATGCTACCCGTTACTAGCTTTGAGGGCGAAAACTTATTAGCTGCTAAATAGTAATTGTAAAGATTTGTTGGAAAAGGCTATCAAAGTATGATAGCCTTTTTTAATGTTATTTTTGACGGATCATCAATTACAGTTATGAGATTATCTGTTCTATTATTTGCACTAGTGGTATCGCTGACAACCATGGCTCAAAAGCTGTCGTTCCCAAACCAGCAGTTGGCAGCCAGCTGGGAGGTGATTGAAAACAACTATGCCGGTAAACGCCAGTTCCTGGCTGCGTTTACATTTAAAAACAACAGCAATGTTGCCCTTCCCGCTACCGGCTGGAGCCTATTCTTCAACTTTCCCCGGTTGATCTATAAAGATTCGGTATCGCCTCAAGTAAGGATAGAACATATAAACGGTGATTTTTACCGTCTTACGCCAACTGCCGCATTTAAAGGACTGGCGCCCAAAGATTCACTGGTTGTTACCTATGTGGCTGGGGCCTGGGCAGTAAACATAACAGATGCTCCCGGAGGTTTATATATCGTTTGGGACGATATGCCTGAGAAAGGCTACACGCTTACCAACTATACCGTAAAACCCACCACACAACGGAAGCAGTACATGCGGTATAACGATGATAAAGTAGAACGGGTTACTGCTGAAAGGATCTATGCACAAAATGCAAGCATTGTAGATCTGCCAGAAAATAGTCTGCCGAAAGTGTTTCCTACACCGGTAAGCTACACAGAGGGTAACGGTTCATTTCTGCTGGATAACAAGGTGCAGATTACTGCCGACAACCGGTTTGAAAAGGAAGCACAATACCTGCAGCAGGAGCTAAAGCCTTTAATTGGCGAACTCGGCAGGGCTACTAGTAATGCGAATGGTAAGCAAATACAACTCCTCTATAAAGAAATGCCCAATGAGGCGTATGAGTTGACGGTGACTTCAACCGCTATTACAATAACAGCTGGTTCTGCCGTCGGCGTCTTTTATGGCATACAATCCTTAAAGTCAGCATTACCGGTAAATGCCTGGAAAGCACAACAAAAAAGTCTGGCAGTACCAGCCATGACCGTTGCTGATGCACCGCGCTTTCCCTATCGATCTTTTATGCTGGATGTGGCTCGTAACTTTCAAACTAAAGAAGAGATCTTTAAGACGCTGGATCTGTTAGCGCTATACAAACTCAATGTCTTCCATTTCCATTTTAGTGATGATGAAGGCTGGCGCGTAGAGATCCCGGGCTTACCAGAATTGACCTCTGTTGGTGGGCGTCGTGGTCATGCTTCTAAGGATGGCGATTTCCTGCATCCCTCTTTTGGTTCTGGGCCTGATTTTAATACTTCAGGTACCGGCCATTATACCCGGCAGGATTACATCGATATTTTGAAGTATGCCAAGGAACGCCATATACGTGTTATACCAGAAATAGAAACTCCAGGGCATGCACGAGCAGCTATTGCTTCCATGACCACCCGTTACAACCGCTTGGTTAAAGAAGGCAAGCCTAAGGAAGCCGCTGAATACCTGTTGGTCGATCTGAATGATAGTTCGGAGTACCGTTCTGTGCAGCGTTGGACTAATAATGTCATTAACCCAGCGATGCCTTCTGCCTATCGTTTCATGGAGAAGGTAACGGATGAGTTGATCGCCATGTATAAAGATGCTGATGCTCCGCTGGAGCGTATCCATTTTGGTGGAGACGAAGTACCTGCAGGTGTATGGACAAAATCGCCTGCGGTAAAAGCATTGATGCAAAAAGACTCTAGTGTAAAAGAAGTGAATGACTTATGGTATTACTTCTTTGGTCATATCAACGACATGCTGAAGCGTAAAGGATTGTTGTTGTATGGCTGGGAAGAGATTGCCATGCGTAAAACAAAACGTGATGGCAAAGCCATGTACATTCCAAACCCTACTTTAGTTCATAACAATATTCAGGTAGACGTATGGAATAATGTAATTGGATGGGGCTCAGAAGATCTGCCTTACCAGTTGGCGAATGCAGGTTATAAAGTGATCTTATCGCCTGTTTCCAATATGTATTTCGATTTGTCTTACCAGAAGGAGTTTGATGAGCCAGGACAGTATTGGGGGGGCTTCCTGGATATGGATAAGCCTTTTTATTTTATTCCGTTTGATTACTACAAGAACTCCACTCGTGATATTGATGGTAATGTAGTAAACCAGTCCTTCTTTGAAAATAAAGCACGATTGACCGATTATGGTAAAGAACAGATACC
This genomic interval from Flavisolibacter tropicus contains the following:
- a CDS encoding alkaline phosphatase family protein, which translates into the protein MKLIFVLGLLVLWSKGLGHADGTEVVDKPNGNNVFIITLDGFRWQELFKGADSAILNDPEFTTDSINAKALYWHPDPAVRREKLMPFVWSVIAKQGQLFGNRKYGNKVNTKNIYAVSYPGYNEIFTGAADPFVSTNKKIKNKNVNLLEYINKIPEYQNHVASFSSWNVFPYILNEERSKVYINCGYQPHTQGELTKTQMALNALQSQPQFEDQHERSDLLTFLAAREYILKNKPKVMHIGLGGTDSYGHQRKYDQYLKEANQADRIIADLWSLVQSMPCYKGNTTFIITTDHGRGNKTDTWFKHSGFVTGSSQTWIMLLGYRVKALGELKGNMQLFQKHIAGTVGYLLGVRSFSHKMLPVTSFEGENLLAAK
- a CDS encoding family 20 glycosylhydrolase codes for the protein MRLSVLLFALVVSLTTMAQKLSFPNQQLAASWEVIENNYAGKRQFLAAFTFKNNSNVALPATGWSLFFNFPRLIYKDSVSPQVRIEHINGDFYRLTPTAAFKGLAPKDSLVVTYVAGAWAVNITDAPGGLYIVWDDMPEKGYTLTNYTVKPTTQRKQYMRYNDDKVERVTAERIYAQNASIVDLPENSLPKVFPTPVSYTEGNGSFLLDNKVQITADNRFEKEAQYLQQELKPLIGELGRATSNANGKQIQLLYKEMPNEAYELTVTSTAITITAGSAVGVFYGIQSLKSALPVNAWKAQQKSLAVPAMTVADAPRFPYRSFMLDVARNFQTKEEIFKTLDLLALYKLNVFHFHFSDDEGWRVEIPGLPELTSVGGRRGHASKDGDFLHPSFGSGPDFNTSGTGHYTRQDYIDILKYAKERHIRVIPEIETPGHARAAIASMTTRYNRLVKEGKPKEAAEYLLVDLNDSSEYRSVQRWTNNVINPAMPSAYRFMEKVTDELIAMYKDADAPLERIHFGGDEVPAGVWTKSPAVKALMQKDSSVKEVNDLWYYFFGHINDMLKRKGLLLYGWEEIAMRKTKRDGKAMYIPNPTLVHNNIQVDVWNNVIGWGSEDLPYQLANAGYKVILSPVSNMYFDLSYQKEFDEPGQYWGGFLDMDKPFYFIPFDYYKNSTRDIDGNVVNQSFFENKARLTDYGKEQIPGLQGLLWAETLTSAAKMEYLLLPKLLSLSERAWSKDPTWATEKDSTKAQALYTQAWSQFVNVLGKRELPRLDYFKGGFQYRIPTPGIVNEGGTIKMNTQIPGFAIYYTTDGSEPTLKSKRYSQPVPATGTIRARLFTPSGRAGRTVAPSLQKTM